The Clostridium chauvoei genome has a window encoding:
- a CDS encoding sensor histidine kinase: MKIVDFFKDKLGFLVINISLFILVSIIMLVTKISLAVVFIVFCIWFLPLISYITIEMLEKKRYYDEVISVLNNLEKKYLLPEVINKPNFLEGKIVCDILREVSRDMNEQVKYYRDKENDYREYIETWVHEIKTPIASTRLIIDNNENPITNRIKTQINRVEGFIEQILYYSRSNDVSKDYIINSFELNKAITSVIKRNSRDFISRKIKLNLNSLDKIVYSDIKWVEFIINQVISNAIKYSRDKEPKISIYSTKENNSVALIIEDNGVGIIDRDLNRVFDKGFTGENGRIFGKSTGIGLYLCKNLCDKLGLGLELKSQIGEGTKVKIIFPEGRLTSF; this comes from the coding sequence ATGAAAATAGTAGATTTTTTTAAGGATAAGTTAGGATTTTTAGTTATAAACATATCTTTATTTATATTAGTTTCAATAATAATGTTAGTAACTAAAATTAGTTTAGCAGTAGTATTTATAGTTTTTTGCATTTGGTTTTTACCATTAATATCATATATAACTATAGAGATGCTTGAAAAGAAAAGGTATTATGATGAAGTTATTAGTGTATTAAATAATTTAGAGAAAAAATATTTATTACCTGAGGTTATAAATAAGCCAAACTTTTTAGAGGGGAAAATAGTATGTGATATTCTAAGGGAAGTAAGTAGAGATATGAATGAACAAGTTAAATATTATAGAGATAAAGAAAATGATTATAGAGAATATATAGAAACTTGGGTTCACGAGATAAAGACACCAATAGCATCTACAAGATTAATAATAGATAATAATGAAAATCCAATAACCAATAGAATAAAAACTCAAATTAATAGGGTTGAAGGATTTATTGAACAAATATTATATTACTCAAGAAGTAATGATGTTAGTAAGGATTACATAATTAATAGTTTTGAACTTAATAAAGCAATAACGAGTGTTATAAAAAGGAACTCAAGAGATTTCATTAGTAGGAAGATTAAGTTGAATTTAAATAGTTTAGATAAGATAGTTTATAGTGATATTAAGTGGGTAGAATTTATTATTAATCAAGTAATAAGTAATGCTATTAAATATTCAAGAGATAAGGAGCCTAAGATTAGTATATACTCAACTAAAGAGAATAATTCAGTGGCACTTATAATAGAAGATAATGGAGTAGGTATTATAGATAGAGATTTAAATAGAGTTTTTGATAAAGGGTTTACTGGTGAGAATGGTAGAATATTTGGTAAATCAACAGGTATTGGACTTTATTTATGCAAAAATCTTTGTGATAAGTTAGGGTTAGGCTTAGAACTTAAATCACAAATTGGAGAAGGTACAAAAGTAAAAATAATATTTCCAGAAGGAAGATTAACAAGTTTTTAA
- a CDS encoding endo-alpha-N-acetylgalactosaminidase family protein, which yields MKKKFQKKMSYLLLFVFIISGIVSNLDIVAHANTVGQEYTKDFNDGIEGIERVHGGGIISHVDGGLNIEAANWPDQGQYTLVVDNNSPSIQDGVIEVDIGVKSNAGRLGIVFRYVDVNNYTMIGYDVGGKWVLKNAKDGVETEVVIAQNSVSLQSGQTYRLKLTFAGTFAELYINDTLIYSGNDLKNVNSGKIGFRHWGYTDNYSNAKYDNLLYYAKKPSESTEDGHYLVSFDDNDIRGWAVERGTGALSVENGKLTAAADGNDSNTISRDKNAPLVQDGFIETRVTVNNHAGRFGLLFRYENPNSFAGIGYDVGGTWVWLNGSNNGPLPFNKVLEVGREYKISIKYAGEFITLLIDDEKVFEGNVSGLKTTPGKIGLRNWGYTGNFSNVTFDYFINGEFSPVTLNPDRKFVTYNDAGTYDIPINLSGNNEIDRLFVGDNDLVLDTDYTLGNNTITIKKEFIEKVKNSGDTNISILFRDGYVTTFKLQVQLPPDGDNEYLRDFSKDGIEGIQVVQGNGTVEIKDGNLLFNSNGTSILIDENSPELFNSSVEFVVDPLKDSANIGVIVRYSENGSWTYIGQDGSGNQYGSNWYVRNSNGQNRQLVTDSTRIYANRVKPYKVKVKVVENTVTIYLDGAEIFNGVVNELTRSRGKSGLRLAGGNSGLYQYLAVNSEKVLDTFTGEITENEISSEKLKVKLDANFPRVIDYTYLDNNKKMYGQERPIYCVSINNKDYVPTVTATFNGNEAIYKLNIDKLKLSFDVRFTVESNTLVMKIENIDESTTKVETINFPNHSLVSIRNTDPNAEFNGANYANDDIKVNLTSKSDDETYKNTSIAILSNDELAASISNNSIKGRQQVNYQTFVVSDHYSTGLWTNEYLYRGLDGEIINEPWTKVTITADRNSDNKVNYQDGAIALRDDISEKRFGSELVNNSYSSVAMNVGSNAQYPFLRILDNIKKFNLSTDGFEQTIIIKGYQAEGHDSQHPDFANISERAGGIKEFQTLLRESEKYNANIGVHINHTEAYPEAPQYNENLVSSVGGWSWYDSAKQIIRENDIMNKEDGMGKRLEDLVNKAPGLDLVYVDVYMDARWPAHKLTSKLNELGLAVASEYAKELQQTSVWAHHAYKGGYGTNSNLARFVNHQEQDVFGGDNLFRGNSRIGINGWQGETDLNATVKNFFTSQLPFKYLMSYPVSKWEDNIIHFGANNEVVSKVENGVNVITKDGKEIARGNKIFIPWDAKTEEKIYHWNDSNSSTKWELPDSWSDVSTVYLYELTDLGKVNETEVKVKNNKVTLDVKPNTGYIIYKGKQVEENFEWSTGSPIKDMGFDSHSFDYWTKSSSNTSKDHINIVNNAKGNSHIKVEGNNGADAMITQVATGLVSGQSYSASAWFEVSDGRKATLSVTTEDGKEVSNYTDRTNVVFGVHHTDKYKTNYQRVRVNFTVPEGSKAATIKLKADGGDNNSWVNIDDVRIMKVGLTNQGEHYLFEDFENVDFGFGAFVSTESDNSHLSETNEPYTDDTISGKYSLKVRSGDYMRTIPATVRFKPNTAYKVGFDYITYRNQGFTAAIKSDKAKEAGDTEKETLKVVDLNNRGNAVLEFTTGDYDDYYLEVRKNNDSSIIIDNLCVDEIVNISKETLKALVNELKALDSKNYTEESFGKLQEKIQSADVVIANDTATEEEIKNAYNDLNSAKDSLVRYATTAEINELKAVIANMKNVNADEYKQDDNWKAFEKAISTAEALVENTNITIIELNNAINELNKAKEKLVPINGVDKSKLTALLEEVKNVNEEDYVNDTNLQDFKQDVIEANAIISNDAATQDEVDYRYNKLKESYDNIIPLNKTTLSDLIEEASKYNEKDYTEESFNVLKEALKVANEVLANETANRKTVVDAESSLRNAIDSLVEGEKPTEVFKKHLEIAVSVAKDVTEAELSKVVPAVANEFKTALVEAEKVLLDENLTQEAIDKAFDRLSKAMHMLSFEKGDKKELIKLVEKINALEEKEYIKATWDNLQKVLEEANLVIEDENDLVNEVNEAYTKLVKALLDLRLKPSKDKLQDLINQTGKLNSKDYTKDSWKVLEDKLAFAKTIMAKEDATAEEIANAEKELDSAMKGLIAKSGNGNNNNSTGGKLPATGTAGVSLGVMGISLLLAGATVYKRKRK from the coding sequence GTGAAGAAAAAGTTTCAAAAGAAGATGAGCTATTTACTTTTATTTGTTTTTATAATAAGTGGAATAGTTTCAAACTTAGATATTGTTGCACATGCAAATACTGTTGGGCAAGAATATACTAAAGACTTTAATGACGGAATAGAAGGCATAGAAAGAGTCCATGGTGGTGGTATTATATCCCACGTTGATGGTGGACTTAATATTGAAGCAGCTAATTGGCCAGATCAAGGTCAATATACTCTAGTTGTAGACAATAATTCACCAAGTATACAAGATGGTGTAATTGAAGTTGATATTGGAGTTAAGAGTAATGCAGGAAGATTGGGAATAGTTTTTCGTTATGTAGACGTTAACAATTATACTATGATAGGTTATGATGTAGGCGGAAAATGGGTATTAAAAAATGCTAAAGATGGAGTAGAAACTGAAGTTGTAATTGCACAAAATTCTGTGTCATTACAAAGTGGACAAACTTATAGGCTAAAGCTTACTTTTGCTGGTACATTTGCAGAACTATATATTAATGATACTTTAATATATTCAGGTAATGATTTAAAAAATGTAAACTCAGGAAAGATAGGATTTAGACATTGGGGATACACAGATAATTATTCTAATGCTAAATATGATAACTTATTATATTATGCAAAAAAACCATCAGAATCTACTGAAGATGGTCATTATCTAGTTTCCTTTGATGATAATGATATAAGAGGTTGGGCTGTAGAAAGAGGTACAGGAGCACTTTCGGTAGAAAATGGAAAGCTAACAGCAGCTGCTGATGGAAATGATTCTAATACAATTTCTAGAGATAAAAACGCACCTTTAGTACAAGATGGATTTATTGAAACTAGAGTTACTGTAAACAATCATGCAGGACGTTTTGGATTATTATTTAGATATGAAAATCCAAATAGCTTTGCAGGAATTGGATATGATGTAGGTGGAACATGGGTATGGTTAAATGGATCAAATAATGGACCATTACCTTTTAATAAGGTATTAGAAGTTGGTAGAGAATATAAAATAAGCATTAAGTATGCAGGAGAATTTATTACTTTATTAATTGATGATGAAAAGGTATTTGAAGGTAATGTTTCAGGGTTAAAGACAACACCAGGTAAAATAGGTTTAAGAAACTGGGGATATACAGGAAACTTCTCCAATGTAACATTTGATTATTTTATAAATGGAGAATTTAGTCCAGTTACACTTAATCCAGATCGTAAGTTTGTAACTTATAATGATGCAGGAACTTATGATATTCCTATAAATTTATCTGGAAACAATGAAATAGATAGATTATTTGTAGGAGATAATGATTTAGTATTAGATACAGACTATACATTAGGAAATAATACAATAACTATAAAAAAAGAATTTATAGAAAAAGTTAAAAATAGTGGAGATACCAATATAAGTATTTTATTTAGAGATGGATATGTAACAACATTTAAATTACAAGTTCAATTACCACCTGATGGGGATAATGAATACTTAAGAGATTTTTCTAAAGATGGTATAGAAGGAATTCAGGTTGTTCAAGGTAATGGAACAGTAGAGATTAAAGATGGAAACTTATTATTTAATTCTAATGGAACATCAATTTTAATAGATGAAAATTCACCAGAATTATTTAATAGTTCAGTTGAATTTGTTGTTGATCCATTAAAAGATTCAGCTAATATAGGTGTAATAGTAAGATATTCAGAAAATGGTTCATGGACATATATTGGACAAGACGGTTCTGGTAATCAATATGGTTCAAACTGGTATGTTAGAAATAGTAATGGTCAAAATAGACAATTAGTTACGGATAGTACAAGAATATATGCCAATAGAGTTAAGCCATATAAGGTAAAAGTAAAGGTTGTAGAAAATACTGTAACAATCTATTTAGATGGGGCAGAAATATTTAATGGTGTTGTAAATGAATTAACAAGAAGTAGAGGTAAGAGCGGATTAAGATTAGCTGGTGGAAATTCTGGGTTATATCAATATTTAGCTGTTAACTCCGAAAAAGTTTTAGACACATTTACAGGAGAAATAACTGAAAATGAAATATCATCTGAAAAATTAAAAGTCAAATTAGATGCTAATTTCCCAAGAGTTATTGATTATACTTATTTAGATAATAATAAAAAAATGTATGGTCAAGAAAGACCTATATATTGCGTAAGTATAAATAATAAAGATTATGTTCCAACAGTAACAGCAACATTTAATGGAAATGAAGCAATATATAAGTTAAATATAGATAAGTTAAAGCTTTCTTTTGATGTTAGATTTACTGTAGAAAGTAATACTTTAGTAATGAAAATAGAAAATATAGATGAAAGTACTACAAAGGTTGAAACTATAAACTTCCCAAATCATAGTTTGGTTTCAATAAGAAATACAGATCCAAATGCTGAATTTAATGGAGCTAATTATGCTAATGATGATATAAAGGTTAACTTAACATCAAAGAGTGATGATGAAACTTACAAAAATACATCAATAGCTATATTAAGTAATGATGAATTAGCAGCGAGTATTTCAAATAATTCAATAAAGGGAAGACAACAAGTTAATTATCAAACATTTGTAGTTTCAGACCATTATTCAACAGGATTATGGACAAATGAGTATTTATATCGTGGATTAGATGGAGAGATAATTAATGAACCGTGGACAAAAGTTACTATAACAGCAGACCGTAATTCTGATAATAAAGTTAATTATCAAGATGGAGCAATTGCTTTAAGAGATGATATATCAGAGAAAAGATTTGGTTCAGAGCTTGTAAATAATTCTTATAGTTCTGTTGCAATGAATGTTGGAAGTAATGCTCAATATCCATTCTTAAGAATATTAGACAATATTAAGAAGTTCAATTTATCAACAGATGGATTTGAACAAACTATAATTATAAAAGGATATCAAGCAGAAGGACATGACAGTCAACATCCTGATTTTGCAAATATTAGTGAAAGAGCAGGAGGAATAAAGGAGTTCCAAACTTTATTAAGAGAGTCAGAAAAATATAATGCTAATATTGGAGTTCACATAAACCATACAGAAGCTTATCCAGAAGCACCTCAATATAATGAGAATTTAGTATCATCAGTTGGGGGATGGTCTTGGTATGATAGTGCTAAACAAATAATTAGAGAAAATGACATAATGAATAAAGAAGATGGAATGGGAAAAAGACTTGAAGATTTAGTAAACAAAGCACCAGGATTAGACTTAGTTTATGTTGATGTTTATATGGATGCTAGATGGCCAGCACATAAATTAACATCTAAGTTAAATGAATTAGGACTTGCTGTAGCATCAGAGTATGCTAAAGAATTACAACAAACTAGCGTATGGGCTCACCATGCTTATAAGGGAGGCTATGGTACTAATAGTAACCTTGCTAGATTTGTAAATCATCAAGAGCAAGACGTTTTTGGTGGAGATAATTTATTTAGAGGAAATTCAAGAATTGGTATTAATGGATGGCAAGGAGAAACTGACTTAAATGCAACAGTAAAGAATTTCTTTACAAGTCAATTACCATTTAAATATTTAATGAGTTATCCAGTAAGTAAATGGGAAGATAATATAATACACTTTGGAGCTAATAATGAAGTTGTTTCTAAAGTTGAAAATGGAGTAAATGTAATAACTAAAGATGGTAAAGAAATAGCTCGTGGAAACAAGATATTTATACCATGGGATGCTAAGACTGAAGAAAAAATATACCATTGGAACGATAGTAACTCTTCAACAAAGTGGGAATTACCAGATAGTTGGAGTGATGTAAGTACTGTTTATTTATATGAATTAACTGATTTAGGAAAAGTTAATGAAACAGAAGTTAAAGTAAAGAATAATAAGGTTACTTTAGATGTTAAACCTAATACAGGATATATTATATATAAAGGTAAGCAAGTAGAAGAGAATTTTGAATGGAGTACAGGAAGTCCAATCAAGGATATGGGATTTGATAGTCATTCATTTGATTATTGGACAAAATCCTCAAGTAACACTTCAAAAGATCATATAAATATAGTTAATAATGCTAAAGGAAATAGTCATATAAAAGTTGAGGGTAACAATGGAGCAGATGCAATGATAACTCAAGTTGCAACGGGATTAGTTTCAGGACAAAGTTATTCAGCATCAGCTTGGTTTGAAGTAAGTGATGGAAGAAAAGCTACACTAAGTGTTACAACTGAAGATGGTAAAGAAGTATCTAACTATACAGATCGTACAAATGTAGTGTTTGGAGTTCATCATACAGATAAATATAAGACTAACTATCAAAGAGTAAGAGTTAACTTTACTGTTCCAGAAGGCTCAAAAGCTGCAACAATTAAGTTAAAGGCAGATGGAGGAGATAATAATTCTTGGGTAAATATTGATGATGTTAGAATTATGAAGGTTGGATTAACAAATCAAGGAGAACATTATCTATTTGAAGACTTTGAAAATGTTGATTTTGGATTTGGAGCATTTGTATCAACTGAATCTGATAACTCTCACTTATCAGAAACTAATGAACCTTATACTGATGATACTATATCAGGTAAATACTCACTTAAGGTACGTAGTGGAGATTATATGAGAACTATTCCAGCTACAGTTAGATTTAAGCCAAACACTGCTTATAAAGTTGGATTCGATTATATAACTTATAGAAATCAAGGCTTTACCGCAGCTATTAAATCAGATAAAGCAAAAGAAGCTGGAGATACTGAAAAGGAAACTTTAAAAGTTGTTGATTTAAATAATAGAGGAAATGCAGTATTAGAATTTACTACAGGAGATTATGATGATTATTATTTAGAGGTAAGAAAAAATAATGATAGTAGTATAATAATAGATAATCTTTGTGTTGATGAAATTGTAAATATATCAAAAGAAACTTTAAAAGCATTAGTAAATGAGTTAAAAGCTTTAGATTCTAAAAATTACACAGAAGAAAGCTTTGGTAAATTACAAGAAAAGATACAAAGTGCAGACGTTGTTATAGCAAATGATACTGCAACTGAAGAAGAAATTAAAAATGCTTATAATGACTTAAATAGTGCTAAGGATTCATTAGTACGCTATGCAACTACAGCTGAAATAAATGAACTTAAGGCTGTAATTGCAAATATGAAAAATGTTAATGCAGATGAATATAAGCAAGATGATAATTGGAAAGCCTTTGAAAAAGCTATATCTACTGCAGAAGCATTAGTAGAAAATACTAATATTACAATTATTGAATTAAATAATGCTATTAACGAATTAAATAAGGCAAAGGAAAAGTTAGTTCCTATTAATGGTGTTGATAAGAGTAAATTAACAGCTCTTTTAGAAGAAGTAAAGAATGTTAATGAAGAAGATTATGTAAATGATACGAATCTACAAGACTTTAAACAAGATGTAATAGAAGCAAATGCTATTATATCTAATGATGCAGCTACACAAGATGAAGTAGATTATCGTTACAATAAGTTAAAGGAATCTTATGATAATATAATTCCTTTAAATAAGACTACTTTATCTGATTTAATTGAAGAAGCTAGTAAGTATAACGAAAAAGATTATACAGAAGAAAGCTTTAATGTTTTAAAAGAGGCATTAAAGGTAGCTAATGAAGTTCTAGCAAATGAAACTGCAAATAGAAAAACCGTTGTTGATGCAGAAAGCTCTTTAAGAAATGCTATAGATTCTTTAGTAGAAGGAGAAAAGCCAACAGAGGTATTTAAAAAACATTTAGAAATTGCGGTATCAGTAGCTAAAGATGTAACAGAAGCAGAGCTTTCAAAAGTTGTACCAGCAGTAGCAAATGAATTTAAAACTGCTTTAGTGGAAGCTGAAAAGGTGTTATTAGATGAAAATCTTACACAAGAAGCTATAGATAAAGCTTTTGATAGATTAAGTAAAGCTATGCATATGTTATCTTTTGAAAAAGGAGATAAAAAAGAATTAATAAAGCTAGTTGAAAAGATTAATGCCTTAGAAGAAAAAGAATATATTAAAGCAACTTGGGACAATTTACAAAAAGTTTTAGAAGAAGCTAATTTAGTAATAGAAGATGAAAATGATTTAGTAAATGAAGTAAATGAAGCTTATACAAAATTAGTTAAGGCTTTATTAGACTTAAGATTAAAACCAAGTAAAGATAAGCTACAAGACTTAATAAATCAAACAGGAAAGTTAAATTCTAAAGATTATACAAAGGATTCTTGGAAGGTATTAGAAGACAAATTAGCATTTGCAAAGACTATTATGGCTAAGGAAGATGCAACAGCTGAAGAAATCGCTAATGCAGAAAAAGAATTAGATTCAGCTATGAAGGGTTTAATTGCAAAATCAGGTAACGGAAATAATAATAATTCAACAGGTGGAAAATTACCTGCAACTGGAACAGCTGGTGTAAGCTTAGGAGTAATGGGAATATCATTACTTTTAGCTGGAGCTACAGTATATAAAAGAAAAAGAAA
- a CDS encoding response regulator transcription factor gives MEKIIVIEDDAVIREELENLLNRYGYEVKAITNFNNIIDYIEEEKAHLILLDINLPVFDGYYICREIRKRSEIPIIIVTSRDNQMDELMSMNLGADDFVAKPYNTQILLARISSILKRTYGSSLKKEQDIMSYKNISLNLSNGSITCNGKTLELTKNEIKILSYLIKNKGNIVSRESLMEYLWDSELFVDDNTLSVNVTRLRKKLEEIGMEDSIETRRGLGYIMP, from the coding sequence ATGGAAAAAATTATAGTTATAGAAGATGATGCAGTAATAAGAGAAGAGTTGGAAAATTTATTGAATAGATATGGGTATGAGGTTAAAGCTATAACTAACTTTAATAATATTATAGATTATATAGAGGAAGAGAAGGCGCATTTAATACTATTAGATATAAATCTACCTGTATTTGATGGTTATTATATATGTAGAGAAATTAGAAAAAGGTCAGAGATACCTATAATAATAGTTACAAGTAGAGATAATCAAATGGATGAACTTATGAGCATGAATCTTGGAGCTGATGATTTTGTTGCAAAGCCATATAATACACAAATATTATTAGCAAGGATATCATCAATTTTGAAGAGAACATATGGGAGTTCATTAAAAAAAGAACAAGATATAATGAGTTATAAAAATATAAGTTTAAATCTTTCAAATGGAAGTATAACATGTAATGGGAAAACTTTAGAGTTAACAAAAAATGAAATAAAAATATTATCTTACTTAATAAAAAATAAGGGTAATATTGTTTCAAGAGAGTCATTAATGGAATATTTATGGGACTCAGAGTTATTTGTAGATGACAATACATTATCCGTAAATGTAACAAGACTTAGAAAAAAACTCGAAGAAATAGGTATGGAGGATTCTATAGAGACTAGAAGGGGATTAGGGTATATAATGCCATGA